In a genomic window of Methylovirgula sp. 4M-Z18:
- a CDS encoding trypsin-like peptidase domain-containing protein → MQSIDETLGEARSQLENSSAKISRCANIQISTPVQRGNSGGPLLDQNGNVVGIVSAELNVLKIMAATNGDIPQNVNFAIKGNVAASFLESKRIAMTQGSAPTQMPPPDLADLARGMSAFTQCRSP, encoded by the coding sequence TTGCAAAGCATAGATGAAACACTCGGGGAAGCTCGCTCACAGCTCGAGAATTCAAGTGCAAAAATTTCGAGATGCGCGAACATTCAGATCTCTACGCCGGTTCAGCGAGGTAATTCCGGTGGCCCCCTGCTCGATCAGAACGGCAATGTCGTGGGGATTGTCTCGGCCGAACTCAACGTCTTGAAAATCATGGCCGCGACGAACGGAGACATCCCGCAGAATGTCAATTTCGCCATCAAAGGTAATGTTGCAGCCAGCTTTCTGGAAAGCAAACGAATCGCGATGACGCAAGGCAGCGCCCCGACGCAAATGCCGCCCCCCGACCTTGCCGATCTCGCACGCGGCATGAGTGCCTTCACTCAGTGCCGCTCGCCTTAA
- a CDS encoding alkylphosphonate utilization protein, translated as MTGTNEDYVYDEATGEWRPASEMAAAAEPAQRVVRDAAGNVLADGDTVTLIKDLKVKGTSQTLKQGTVIRSIRLTDNEEEIDCRHDAIKGLVLRTEFVRKR; from the coding sequence ATGACCGGCACGAACGAAGATTATGTCTATGACGAGGCAACCGGCGAGTGGCGGCCGGCCTCGGAAATGGCGGCCGCCGCCGAGCCCGCGCAACGCGTGGTGCGCGATGCCGCCGGCAACGTTCTCGCCGATGGCGATACGGTCACGCTCATCAAGGATCTGAAGGTCAAGGGCACCAGCCAAACCCTCAAGCAAGGCACGGTGATCCGCTCGATCCGCCTCACCGACAACGAGGAAGAGATTGATTGCCGCCATGACGCGATCAAGGGGTTGGTGCTGCGGACGGAGTTTGTGCGTAAGCGGTGA